CTTCCGCACCGACGTCTACTCCGGCAGTGGCATCCTCTTCTCGCTGCTGTTGTACCGGTTCACCGGGTGGAAGTGGCTGGACCCGGGGGTGGCGCTGGCGGTCGGGGTCTACATCGTCGTCGCGGCGCTGCCGCTGCTGAAGGGGGCGGTGCAGGAGCTGATGGACAGCCGCCTGCCGCCGGAGACGGTGGAGGCGATCGTCCGGATCATCGAGGAGCACCGGCCGATGGTCCAGGAGTGGCACGATCTGCGGACCCGCCGTTCCGGCTCGGAGATGCACGTCGATTTCCACGTGGTCGTGTGCCGGGAGCAGTCGCTGGAAGAGGCCCACCGGGTGGCGGACCACCTCGAGGACGACATCCGTCGGCTGCTGGGGAACGCCCACGTGGTGACCCACATCGACCCTTGCGAGATCGAATGCCCCGGCGTCGTTTCGTGCGAACGGGTGAAGGGGATGATCCGGGCGCTGCACAGTCCCGAGCGGGACGGTCCGGAGCGGGGGCACGACGGACGTCCGGGGGAGGCAACTCATTGAACGGGTACGAATTAAGCGACAATGAAAGGAGGCTGCTCCTCTGCCTTCTTTCGTTCTACCGGGAGATCGGTCCCGCCGCGACCCCCGCGGTCAAGGAGCTGCACGTCGAAGCGGGGCTCGAGGCGTGGGAGCTTTCGGACGCGATCAAGGCGTTGCGATCCGGGGGATTGATCGAATATTGGCCGCTCCAGCCGGCGGTGCGGCTCACGCCCGAAGGATTGCGGGCTTCCCTCGCGCTGTCCGGGGAAGGGAACGGCTGATGGGTACGGCGCGCGGCCTCCGTCCCGACCTTGCCGCCCGGTTGCGCGAAATCGACCGGCGGCTCGCCCGGAGGTTCGGCGAACCGGATCTCTGCGGGCACGAGACCTCCCCGGTGCGCAACCTGGTCCTCACGATCCTCTCCCAGAACACGACCGACGCCAACCGCGACCGCGCGTTCGATGCGCTGATGCGGCGGTTCCCGCGGACGATGCCCCTTCCGGAGGCGCGCGCGTACCTCACCTCGTTCCGCGGGGTGGGCGTCAAGACCGCGAACATCCTCCTGCTCTTCTCGTTCGGCCTCCCCGCGTTCCCCGTGGACACCCACATCCTCCGGGTGACGAAGCGGCTGGGGCTGGTGCCGGCGACGGCGGACCTCGCGAAGGCCGCGCTCGCCATCGAGCCGCACGTGCCGCCCGGGAAACCGATGCGGCTGCACCTGAACCTCATCCGTCTCGGAAGGGAGGTCTGCCGGCCCCGCAACCCGCTCTGCCTGGAATGTCCGCTCCTGGCCGTGTGCCCGGAGGGGAAACGAAACACGAAGGCGCTCGCGATGGGAGGGTCCGGGGCGGCGCAGCCGGAGGGAAAAGGGCGCATCGCA
The DNA window shown above is from Deltaproteobacteria bacterium and carries:
- a CDS encoding cation transporter → MPHSQDAPPGSAENRKLRLRTAGFSLASAVALCLAKLVVGIVSGSLGVLASALDNVADIFMSTVNLLSIRKAMDPADENHPYGHGKVETLATLFQGGVIALTGAGVVWEAVRRLREGRAPEGVGLDVGIFVMAFSVLASGFISGRIRKAGETTGSSALAADSIHFRTDVYSGSGILFSLLLYRFTGWKWLDPGVALAVGVYIVVAALPLLKGAVQELMDSRLPPETVEAIVRIIEEHRPMVQEWHDLRTRRSGSEMHVDFHVVVCREQSLEEAHRVADHLEDDIRRLLGNAHVVTHIDPCEIECPGVVSCERVKGMIRALHSPERDGPERGHDGRPGEATH